Within the Plectropomus leopardus isolate mb chromosome 15, YSFRI_Pleo_2.0, whole genome shotgun sequence genome, the region tgtaggcttgggtggtatcaagGTATTATGATATATCATAAGGTATAAGGTATGATTTTTAATACTGTCAAAATGATAGACGCACCTCTTTATATTAAACTGATGCAGAGATGCTGTGTTGAGGTGGTGTAGTGCACAGCCTGCACCGGCAGTGGTCACTGAAACAGGCAGCTAATGGCAAAATGGCCCATTTTGGagttttaccaaaaaaaaaacttatctTTAGACGACTTCTTCTAATTATAAAAGCATAGCCAGAAAGACACTTATTTCCTATCTTTTCACTATTCTGCTAgccataagtatttaaaccaagCAAGACTTGTCTAAGTAGGCCAGCTGCATATTAGAAACACAGCATTGTTGGCTAGACAATGACGTACATGCTATGATAAATTCTATCACCAGTAGCGCATCTTTCCAGTTTTgctgattgatttttaaaaaattaaaaggaaattgTATATAACATTCTACAATTAATCAAACAGCACATTGAACTTTTCTGCTGATATGCAGCTTTTTCAGCTAACTAAAAACATGGGAGAGCAGTCTTTTACAGTTGATCAGACAAGCTGATATTGCagtaaagatgaaaaatattttcttaaagatTTGTAACGGAAgtattgtgtctttgtgtccagAGTGCCTTGGAGGTGTATAAGGAGATGGTCCTGCTGTACCTGGAGCAGGGCCGGCAGCAGGTCAACTTGCGCTGTGCGGACCTGGAGCCGTGGCAGATCATCGGAGCGACAGTCATCACCACACTGGGAGCGGTCTGGATCAAAGGCTTCCTCTTCCAGCAAGAAAGTAATCTTTCACACGTGATTTGTGGGTGTACAGCAGGGGGGGACTTATTCAGACGTGATGAGACATGAAAAGAGCTAACAACTTAAAACTGTTGAGGCCATTTTCACAAAGCTTTTCAAGTTCCTGCTCATGCTTGGACAGTTTAACTGTATGTGAGTTTGGCTGACACACTGTAATTGCAGCCATTCTGTGAACTGTTAACGTCAGATTAGCTAATAATCTACTGGATTGTATCTCGAAATGTGGTCCAAGCAATTAAAGTTTATCTCTGCAGTTAATATCTTCTAGCACACTGCTAGTTTTTATAGTATGTTTGACTCAGTGAATACCTTTAAATCAACAAGACTTTCTAGATCTGCTATCACTCAATCAGTGGTTGAATTCCTCAGCAACAAGGATAGCTCCACCCGTCTTACTGCATCTACCAGAGAGTGAAAGTTGGTCAGATTGAGGCTTCTTGAAGGAAACTGCACGTCTTCAGTGCTTTCAGGGTCAGAGTTAAATGCTTTGCGAATATGGTTCCCATTTTCACAGAGCACGTCTTGTCTTGACGCGTGATTATAGGTCATAGTCAGCTGTTTAATGTTTGTGGCTGATTGTGTGCCAGCCTCTCACCACAGCTGCTGCCTTGTGTTTTTGGCTAATAGGTCTCCGGTCCCGAATCAAGAAGCAGTGCTTTCGACTCATCAGGAAAATACCCTTTGTTGGCGCAACAGTAAGTATCAGTGGTGAATGTGTTCCTTCTTTTCCAAGCAGATGTGCACTGACTCTGGCGTCTAAGCTCTTATGAGTCATTCTTGGATGACTGAGTAGAGCGTGCAGGGGGGGAAGGAGGGGGGTCAGACCTTTGGCACACTTAACATCACGCACTGGTGATAACATTCGGTTACCTCTGGTCATTATGTCACCAGTTGAGAGCTCACTGTCAGGGTTTATCTTGAAATTTAGATAAAACAGTGGACATGTTGTCACGTTCAGTCAGATACAAAGTTGCTTCACATTCGCTTATTTTAGGGAAGAAGTCGAGATGATATGCAGGTCATCATTTCGAAATGAACCCTAAAGTGGTGATGCATGTCTTGAATCACTCAAGAGCAAGCCAGTCTCTATAAACCTCCATAATAAAAAGTCCAACttaatgcagaaataaacatgtttacggTCTAGATTAATTTTAATAGAACTCacctgtttaaatgttattaagacTAAGGCACTCATTATAAATAGATTGGCCACTTGTCCATTGTTAAGCTGCTACCATGGCGACAAAGTTGGCAAGGTACCGTAACCATTGTGTAACATCAGATTCAGAGTATAGGTGTAGCCgtagttgtttttgtcatttaattgtgttttcagttcatgaaagttaACTAACGTTTTGGtcacccaaaaaaatcatattcagtGCCACTAAAAGACCCTCTAATgagttggatgtttttttggaaaatacttttagttttaatagttttaagcctgtttttgcTATCCAAAAATTAGCGTTAACATCATTATAGTTAACTATTGCTGTAAACTGGGTCCCAAGAAAGCCGCTCAGCCTTGCCTCCAATTTTTCCCTGTGGCCACTCATGgtacagcagcaaaaaaaaaaaaaaaaagaaaaaccttcaGCCCAGAAAGTTCTTCCCCATAGCCCACCATTGTAAAAGACTCAAACTTCAAATCAGGTCAGTTATGACTCTTTCTGTGATGAATGTTTGAGCCATGAAGGTAAATCTGTAAAAATTTCCTCAAGCTGagaaaagtgattaaaaattaaaaatccatgacatcatcacaattTAAAGTCTTGAAGCCAAACTTGGAGGTGGAGCCAGCGGGAGAAACACTGTTGCGTGTATTTGTGGGCTGCATACCTGATGAGTAAACTCTGAAgcaagaaaacctttttttggcatatgcTTCAGTTGAGCAGCTCCATAGCACAAATAGGTGCCATCTTTCCATCCGTTATGTAGTTAGCATGGTGCATCTATGCTATAAATGCACTGTGCTAACTAAGCTAGCAGCTAGCTTAGGGTAAGCTCCACCCTCTTTAAATGTGGTCACTTTTGGTTCCAAAAATTCAAGATGGTGTCAATGAAAATATCAAACTCAAGGCTtaaaagtccacaaaccaataggtgacATCACTGGAGCGATGTCAGTTATTTTATACTGGCTATGGCTGTACATTATCCCGCTTAATACATGGGTACTtactaaaaacaacagattaatcttattttctttgtctttaagaatttagacaaaaaatatagatttaaaaaccatttcattcatttaaaaatgattttattgctCCCGTCAGACTCAATGATCAGAACTGTGTTTAGAGCAACAGTCTGCTGTACAGAaataacacactgtaaaatgccATATTTGACCAATCAGAATCAAGCATTGACCAAAGCTGTAATAACATGCTTTGCTTTACTGCTGTTTTCACTGCGTCCACAGACAGTGGATGTCTGTAAAGTAACTGTGTTGTCTCTTAATGACAGATTCAGAGCCAGCTCAACAAGGCTCTGGACGACATGTCTGCCAGTCTGTTTACTCTGAAGGAGGGGATGAGCTACACCAAACAGCTGCCCTCCAAAGGCCTCTCCCAGAGCCAGGTGCTGGAAAAAATCAGAGAGTACGAGACTCTGAGTAAGTCGTCATTCATTCCTCAGCTTCATTATCTGTACAGCTGACTTTCCAGTCATTACTAGTGAAAAGAAAACCTGTTGCgtctttacattttgaaaagaaatgtcttGTGTCGTCACAGATGAGGTGCCGTGGGAGAAAGGATGTGTTTCAGGGGCCGTGTACTGGGGAGACGAATCGCTCACCAATCTCCTGGTGAAGGTATGAATCTTTCTCTGGACTTTGGTATTCCAAGCATGAATAGTCAAGGTTGAACTTGAATACATTTCTGTGTTGGCTACAGTGAGCAGGACTGAgttactttttgtttattttttgtattttctgacaAACATCTCTTTGTCATACCTTTCAAAGAGATTACTGCCACCCTGCTTTGTGcgtcacagtaaatatttggcCTTTATCTTTGcttctttgtcttgtttgtaGGTATATGGAGATTTTGCTTGGAGTAACCCACTTCACCCAGACATCTTTCCTGGCGTAAGAAAGATGGAGGCAGAGGTTGTCAGAATGTCTTGCACACTTTTCCACGGTGGGCCGAATGCCTGCGGCACAGTAAGTTTATTACGAACATATGCTCACAAATTGTTTAAGctaaggatggatggatgctaAGCCTTTGAGCAAATCTCTATCTTTGTGTCCAGGTTACTTCAGGAGGAACTGAGAGCATACTGATGGCCTGTAAGGCGTACCGAGACATGGCGCATGAACGTGGTGTCAAACACCCGGAAATGTAAGTGGAGCTTCATTAGACATGGTTAATGAGGAATTTTGAggatttctttttgtcttaaatCCCTTTGCCTTCTTCAGATTTTAGTACAATCTTGAAACCCATCGGCTAACAGCTATAAAGCCTGTGAGGGCAATGGGCTGGTAGTTTTCTCTTTAAACAGATAACGGCATATGAAtacagaataattaaaaaaaaaaaaccagctcTTGAAAAGCTTAATCGTCATCAGATGATAGCTGAAAAGTTCCACGCAGACTGTTTACATGCCACTCAAATGTTATCggactacaaacagaaaccagtacacttttgaaaacaaaatcttgtcccgctgtgtgtgttgatgtgttggTATCggacttttaatttttcacaatCTACATACATTCAGACAAGTACAGGGTCTTCTGATTTCCATTTtagttttacacatttttagtCCGTAATTAAGATTTCTGCAAACTCAGCTGCTGTGCCAAAACTAAGGTTTAAATTTGTGAAGTTACCCAGAAGCCAAAATTCAGGGTCCACTCGGACATTGATGCCTTAGATTAGTGATGTAATGTTGTATTCATTTTGCTTACTTCCTCCATTtttaacaccaaaataaaaacatctctcATTTCATGTGCTTGTTAAGCTTGAATAACTTGTTATGGCAGTATTGTTTCAAAAAGCATGTCCCCCATGCACAGCAATAACAGTCCTTATAACCTGGTGCAggtaacagcaaaaaaaatcagattgaTAGTAAATAAGTAGATTCACCTCACACAAGAAGGCTGAAATACTTTTAATTAGTCTTCATTTGAAACGGTACCAACAATACGTTTCGTCCATGGCTTCATTGGGTTTTCTCAGTACTGCACTTCATCATGgtcaaaatgaatacaaaaataatccAAGACATTTTAAGTGGTTATCTCAGATGAGCAAATGTGGTTTAATGCTACAGGTCACACAGTTCTGGAGgcacaaaacaaactgttgttATTTAATTGAAGAAGTCAGGAAATAATCGGCCAGTTTTCCATGTGTGATCAGATTTCTGTGGAAAGCAGAGCGCAGTAAAAGTGACAGCTGTTTACCTCGCTAAGTTGGAGTTCTGCAGCTTGTCGCCTGCAGCTCTTCGTGTAAtagctcactgtggctgctccTCTTTCTTTAACTGCTCCCTGTAAAATTTCAAACTGATCagctgtcaaaaaaatgcagaagattaccattgtcttgttttgtagaCGCATTTTTGCTGAACAACAGTggtaactgaaaaacaaattccCCTTCTAGtaaatgtgaagctgcagctgtaggaaatgtttactttgtatAAGCAGTAActtaatacagcattttttcagACATCTAGATCACAATACTGCAAATATATGCAGATATTGCAGAATTTAATCAGTGGGCCATAAGGTCAGTCActattgtttttccttttttattgcaagacaaaagacagaacaCTGACAAAACTAATAAACCCCAACATGACAACAACGAGATGAAATAagaacagttaaaaaaacaggtcaGTTAACAAAATTTCCACAAGGGTCAAGAATGTTGATTTGATGTTAGTGtatgcggtgtgtgtgtgtgtgtgtgtgtgtgtgtgtgtgtgtgtgtgtgtgtgtgtgtgtgtgtgtgtgtgtgtgtgcgtgcatgcgtgtgcgtgtgcgtgtgcgtgcgtaaGCATGTGCCCATAGGCACATACTATTGTGCTTCCTCATTTGGCAATAGATAGAGACTTAATAGGCATTTATTCAAATGAAAACCTTCaggatttttaactttttaacctCGTCTTTTTCCTGATTGTGTTTCACTCTGAAGTTTCATATAtaatttttgtgtatttctgcttTGTGCAGTCTTGCACCTGTGAGCGTCCATGCAGCCTTTGACAAAGCAGCACATTACTTTGGGATGAAGCTTGTTCACATTCCTCTCGACAAGAAAACCATGAAAGTAGACGTGAAGGTGAGGGTACAGAAGACAGAGAGCATGTGTTAATCAACTGCTATTGTTAGACATTAGTAATTCCCGTattgtttctcctttttcaaGGCTATGAAGAGAGCCATCAACAAGAACACCGCCATGCTTGTGTGCTCGGCGCCTCAGTTTCCTCATGGAGTCATGGATCCCATTGAGGAAGTAGCCAAGGTCAGAAGTGAAACATTTT harbors:
- the sgpl1 gene encoding sphingosine-1-phosphate lyase 1 isoform X1, which gives rise to MDYWSALEVYKEMVLLYLEQGRQQVNLRCADLEPWQIIGATVITTLGAVWIKGFLFQQESLRSRIKKQCFRLIRKIPFVGATIQSQLNKALDDMSASLFTLKEGMSYTKQLPSKGLSQSQVLEKIREYETLNEVPWEKGCVSGAVYWGDESLTNLLVKVYGDFAWSNPLHPDIFPGVRKMEAEVVRMSCTLFHGGPNACGTVTSGGTESILMACKAYRDMAHERGVKHPEILAPVSVHAAFDKAAHYFGMKLVHIPLDKKTMKVDVKAMKRAINKNTAMLVCSAPQFPHGVMDPIEEVAKLAVRYNLPLHVDACLGGFLIVFMAKAGYPLAPFDFRVKGVTSISADTHKYGYAPKGSSVILYSDKMYRHYQYFVAPDWQGGIYASPSIAGSRPGGIIAACWATMMHMGENGYIDATKKIISTARKIKKEISKIKGVFVFGDPEVSVVAMGSDVFDIFRLSNALTSKGWNLNTLQFPSSIHICCTVLHTQPGVADRFVRDVKEQVTIILENPKEKTTGMGAIYGMAQSIPDRSMVTEISRGFLDCLYNTEVSNTSHMNGNGKAH
- the sgpl1 gene encoding sphingosine-1-phosphate lyase 1 isoform X2, with product MSSDSALEVYKEMVLLYLEQGRQQVNLRCADLEPWQIIGATVITTLGAVWIKGFLFQQESLRSRIKKQCFRLIRKIPFVGATIQSQLNKALDDMSASLFTLKEGMSYTKQLPSKGLSQSQVLEKIREYETLNEVPWEKGCVSGAVYWGDESLTNLLVKVYGDFAWSNPLHPDIFPGVRKMEAEVVRMSCTLFHGGPNACGTVTSGGTESILMACKAYRDMAHERGVKHPEILAPVSVHAAFDKAAHYFGMKLVHIPLDKKTMKVDVKAMKRAINKNTAMLVCSAPQFPHGVMDPIEEVAKLAVRYNLPLHVDACLGGFLIVFMAKAGYPLAPFDFRVKGVTSISADTHKYGYAPKGSSVILYSDKMYRHYQYFVAPDWQGGIYASPSIAGSRPGGIIAACWATMMHMGENGYIDATKKIISTARKIKKEISKIKGVFVFGDPEVSVVAMGSDVFDIFRLSNALTSKGWNLNTLQFPSSIHICCTVLHTQPGVADRFVRDVKEQVTIILENPKEKTTGMGAIYGMAQSIPDRSMVTEISRGFLDCLYNTEVSNTSHMNGNGKAH